The Bifidobacterium bifidum ATCC 29521 = JCM 1255 = DSM 20456 region AGGAGCCGCAGGCGGTCAGGGATCCCGCGGTCCACAGCACCGCAGCCAGCGCCGCCGAAAAGCGACGCATGATGCGCCGGCGCCCCGCCTTCGTGTGTTGCAGCCCTGTCATGCCGTTCCCGTCATTTGAACATGCGCGAACGGGTCAGGAACCACGCGACGACGGCGGAGAGCACGACGGATATCGCGATGATCAGCGTGAAGCCCCATGTCTTGCCGGTGAACGGCATGCCCAGCTGCCCCGGCACGAAGTTCATGCCGTACATGGAGAAGATCAGCGTCGGGATCGACAGCGTGATGGAGATGATCGTGAAGATGCGCATCACGTTGTTCAGGTTGTTGGAGACGATCGAGGCGAAGGCGTCGGTCATGTTCGCGAGAACGCCGCTGTAGATGTTCGCCATCTCGATGGCCTGCTTGTTCTCGATGATGACGTCGTCGAGCAGGTCCTCGTCGTCCGGGTACTGCTGGATGCGCGCGAGCGTGGTCAGCTTCTCCATGACGATCTCGTTCGATTTGAGCGACGTGGTGAAATAGACCAAGGTCTTGCTCAGCTCAAGCAGCATCATGATCTCGCGGTTCTGCATGGCGTGACGCAGCTTGAATTCGAGCTTGTCGCTTTCGCGGTCGATAATGCGCAGGTACCTCAGGTATGTGCTGGCGTTGCGGTAGAGGATCTGGAGGATGAAGCGCGAACGCATGAACGTGTTGAACCCTCGGATCGTTCCCTCCATGAACGGGTGCAGCACCGGCGTGTCCTGCATGCATACGGTGATGATGAGGTCTTCGGTGACGATGATCGACAGAGGGATGGTCTCGTACCAGTCACGGCCCCCGCGCTCCTCGACGGTCGGGATGTCCACGATGATCATCGTGTAATCGTCCTCGACGTCGATGCGCGAACGTTCCTCGTCATCCAACGGGGCGCGCAGGTCGGCGAGGTCGACGCCGGTCTGCTGGGAGACCGTGGCGAGCTCCACGTCGGTGGGTTCGGACAGACACAGCCAGGAGCCGTTCTCAGGTTTTTCGATCTGCTCCACTTGGCCGTTAATCGTGCTGAACATCCTCAACATGTAGTCTCACCCACCTCTCATAACCGAACACTACCGAACATGACCGGACCCGCGGCGGCATGTCACGTCGTCTGGAAGCCTCAACAAGGATAGCCCTTATGCCACGACTTGCAAATCCGCCACGGCCGGCCCCGCCGCCGGCCTCACCCCTCGATCGGCTTCCACATCGGCATGTGCGGGCCGTGCAGGGACTGCGGGCCGTTCTCCCAATCGCACAGAGCAGCGACCGCCGGCCCCTGGTTGAATGCCGTCATCATCCATTCGACGCCGCCCGAAGGCCGGTATACCGGTCTGAGCGTCGACCAGAACGCGTTGCGCATGCCATCCAGGTTGCTCAGGTTGTCGGGGTCCATGCCGAGCAGGGTCTCGATCGTGGCCACATGCCATGAGCCGTGCCCGACGAGCATCAGGGTGGTCGGCTCATCGGCATGCTCCGCGTTGATGCCGCGCACCAGGTCGAGCACCGCATCGGCGCCGCGCAGTCCTGTGGCGGTGCGGCTCTCCACGCCGAACGCGAGCTCGCCGCCGGTGTGGACCCGCCACGAATCATAGGCGTCGGCATGCTCCGCTCGAATCTCGTCGCGGGTCATGCCCTCCCACTGCCCGAAGCTGCGTTCGCGCAGGCGCGCGTCCGCGGTCACGTCCAGCCCCAGCATATCGGCGAACGCGTGCGCGGTCTGCAACGCGCGGAACAGGTCGGACGAGACGACGACCATGCGTCGCGAGGATGCGGGGACCTGCCGGTATTCCTCGATGTCGCTGGATTTCGCCGCCCCCGGCCCCGGCTGGGCCAGCGTATCCGGATGCCGGGCGATGTTGGCCACCTTCGCCCAGTAGTAGCGTCGCGCAAGCTCCGACGCGCTCTGGTCGGCCTGCCACTGGCCGATGATGTCGAGGGGCACGTCGATCTGCCCCTGCAACCGCCTCGCCACATTGAAGGCGGTCCGTCCGTGCCGCAGAAACACCACTTCGTCAATCATGTTCGTCCTTACCGTCGCCGCATGAATCCGTGCCATCACACATCCTACAGGCATCGACCTATATCCGATCGGCTGTAACGCCGATGACGGAATGCGTCCGGCGTCACGATGCACCCGCGACTACAGGGATATCGACGGGACCACGGCCGCCGGGCGCTCGTCGATCGCGGACAGTCCGCTCACATCGGACGCGTA contains the following coding sequences:
- a CDS encoding magnesium transporter CorA family protein; the protein is MLRMFSTINGQVEQIEKPENGSWLCLSEPTDVELATVSQQTGVDLADLRAPLDDEERSRIDVEDDYTMIIVDIPTVEERGGRDWYETIPLSIIVTEDLIITVCMQDTPVLHPFMEGTIRGFNTFMRSRFILQILYRNASTYLRYLRIIDRESDKLEFKLRHAMQNREIMMLLELSKTLVYFTTSLKSNEIVMEKLTTLARIQQYPDDEDLLDDVIIENKQAIEMANIYSGVLANMTDAFASIVSNNLNNVMRIFTIISITLSIPTLIFSMYGMNFVPGQLGMPFTGKTWGFTLIIAISVVLSAVVAWFLTRSRMFK
- a CDS encoding histidine phosphatase family protein, which codes for MIDEVVFLRHGRTAFNVARRLQGQIDVPLDIIGQWQADQSASELARRYYWAKVANIARHPDTLAQPGPGAAKSSDIEEYRQVPASSRRMVVVSSDLFRALQTAHAFADMLGLDVTADARLRERSFGQWEGMTRDEIRAEHADAYDSWRVHTGGELAFGVESRTATGLRGADAVLDLVRGINAEHADEPTTLMLVGHGSWHVATIETLLGMDPDNLSNLDGMRNAFWSTLRPVYRPSGGVEWMMTAFNQGPAVAALCDWENGPQSLHGPHMPMWKPIEG